A section of the Sphaerodactylus townsendi isolate TG3544 linkage group LG11, MPM_Stown_v2.3, whole genome shotgun sequence genome encodes:
- the SPATA48 gene encoding spermatogenesis-associated protein 48: MASQVPAKQFSPLKCYHTNEQPKMSRKDHEGILKRMYMPFVRGPEDRHYFPSFEDPNSNAFLRFGVSPEEKNYSLAPLRDDVPVTDTITEFINVGAEADQKITSCPFIESPQDGKDWPLPQEVAPVPPTRTRTARPLIQLKCQKQDQCWNSTSNPEVSLKAQAAKLANPVRVRPAPLPVEEWYSPHTFIFNVGSDTKVSDPSSEAYRDKLALKYVYSTTTQRLLKSFGIGSKHDLSMYLNGQEDKVLNSIKGHPPGFPNQLAPLSQPGDPHSWKEGSTSPAEAQLRGGCNTTPGYTGKVHWSATHPANSNVSPALPSTISRLHGYMVKEGQPTKFPHLGPLSRAVSISKPYNPFNKGKELNFVR, encoded by the exons ATGGCTTCCCAGGTCCCTGCAAAGCAGTTCAGTCCTCTGAAATGCTATCACACCAACGAACAACCCAAGATGTCTCGAAAGGACCACGAAGGAATATTAAAGAGAATGTACATGCCTTTCGTGAGAGGCCCGGAAGACAGGCATTACTTCCCCAGTTTTGAAGATCCGAACAGTAATGCATTTCTCAGATTTGGAGTTTCACCCGAAGAGAAAAATTACTCTTTGGCTCCACTTCGAGACGATGTGCCCGTCACTGATACCATCACAGAGTTCATTAATGTGGGAGCTGAGGCAGACCAGAAAATAACCTCCTGCCCATTTATTGAATCCCCTCAGGATGGCAAAGATTGGCCCCTTCCCCAAGAAGTAGCACCCGTCCCTCCTACGAGAACCCGGACTGCGAGACCTTTGATTCAGCTGAAGTGCCAAAAACAAGATCAATGTTGGAACTCAACGTCAAACCCAGAAGTTTCTCTAAAGGCACAAGCCGCAA AATTGGCAAATCCAGTAAGAGTGAGGCCTGCTCCACTTCCAGTCGAAGAATGGTACTCACCTCATACATTCATATTTAACGTGGGCTCGGATACAAAG GTCAGCGATCCTTCCTCGGAAGCTTACCGAGATAAGCTGGCCCTGAAGTATGTGTACAGCACAACTACTCAAAG GTTGCTGAAGTCATTCGGGATCGGCTCCAAACACGATCTTTCCATGTACCTCAACGGCCAG GAAGACAAGGTGCTGAACAGTATCAAGGGCCATCCTCCGGGGTTCCCCAACCAGCTAGCCCCCTTGTCACAGCCTGGGGACCCCCATTCCTGGAAAGAGGGGAGCACTAGCCCAGCAGAAGCCCAGCTACGAGGAGG CTGTAACACCACCCCTGGATACACCGGCAAGGTTCATTGGTCAGCCACCCATCCAGCAAATTCTAACGTCTCACCAGCGCTGCCATCCACAATTTCACGATTGCATGG GTACATGGTGAAGGAAGGGCAGCCAACCAAATTTCCCCATTTGGGACCCTTGTCGAGGGCTGTTTCCATCAGCAAACCTTATAATCCTTTCAATAAGGGGAAAGAGTTAAACTTTGTTCGTTAG